The segment aacaaacaCTTGACAAACATGAACACTTCAACTTACAAAATGATTATCTACAACCTACAAAATGATCATCTAGACACCTCCAAAATTTATGCGTCACGTCAGCGTTAGGTGTCTACGAGACACAATGGGGGCCAGTTTGAGTGTTTAGTTGTCTGTTGAGACCAAGTTTAGGTTTCTAGATCTGCACTCTCAAAGTTGAAGCCAAGTTTGAGtctttttttatgtattaagCCTAAAAACTACACATATTCAAGATTCACCCATGAACAAATGCATCaaaaaaacatcatatagtaCTTAAATAAACCCAAAAAAGACTAAACTAACCTGGTGAAAACCAAGTTCTTTGGTGAGTGGAACACCAAGTTCAGCCATACAAgcctgcattctatcatcagaACCATAAAGCCCAGGGTACCTTTGAATACACTTATCTTGCATTTTCTCAAGTGCCTTAGCTAAAGGATAACTAATAGCAAATCCACCACCCCCATATGCCATATTATacgaaaaataaatattttgcaaaTGACTTTCACTTGAACTCCCAATATAATAATACTGATTATGATCATATTTGTTCAAAATCCTTACTAAATTATCAGTAACAAAGACAGTATCATCATCACCCATAACAAACCACCTCACATTCTCCATTCCTAACCTCAATGTCTCCGATACAATCCTCGATATCCGTATTGCAGACCGATGACCCTGCCGGTTTTTGTAAGCAAACCGGGAAGTATCACCGGAAATTCTCAGCTCCGGCAAAGATTCCCCGTCACCTTTCGAAGTTTTCACCGGTTTATCTAACCATACAATCCCTCTCATTTCTTCCTCCGGTTTCCACCATAACTTTATATAATCCTTCCGTTTATCCCACAGCTTCGCAGAAGCTGCAATGCCGAATACAATATGCTCCAACCCTGTTTTCTCTTCAGTTTCCTCCTTAACTATCACCGGCCGGATCGATTTACTGGAATTGATTTCCGATGAGTGAATAAACAAGCTGTTATGACTAAAGACGTCGTTATTGTTACAAGATTTATACGAAACGAGCTTCAATGTATAAACCATATAAGTAGTAGAAGCAAAAAGGAAAAGCCATACCATAAACTTCAAAAAAGCTCGATTATGTGACCCAGAAACACTTCTCATCTGATCCCAGATGATTTTTTCAGAATCTTTTTCTTTCTGGGTCACTTTCATCGTCATTAAAACCCAACCCCTCAACAACAAACCAAACCCAGAAGCTTCACAATCACAATAATGTTTCAAGAACCCATTTGGGTAACAGTTTTTTAGCCTAAAGTTTGGATTTTTCACAGAATTTTGAGGAAATGAATGATGGATCTGATGAAAATGAGAAAAGGGTGTGTGaatcaatgaagaaaataaagagataagGCTGTAAAAAACCGTAAGGGGTTACAGAAAAGTGGACAACATGCATTGGGCAATTGCTGatttcaagaagaagaagaagcaaaactGCAGCTCTTGTGATTTCTCTCAGCAACAGCTAAGAGGGAGAGAAGGAAAAAAGTGATTTCTTTAGCTAAAGTTGTCATCTTTTTAGTAACAAACCATAATACTACGAGCCCGTATGGTAGTTGGTtagaattatatttatataccaTAATTATTTTgcgataaaataatttttaaaaaaagaagaaggtaactcttaaatttaaattaaatcatatgAAAAGTTCTAATAATAACAATTTCACGCTACATTCAAATTCTAAATTGTTTAAGTAAGGATTACtttactaaattaaataaattctcTTGTTATTATGCATGTAATTAGTTTAATCTCAACTTTTTTTGCCATTTGtgttaataattttgttttcataattttttttctttcttgtgactagatcttcattcatttttaagtAAACTTTTGGAtcttctaaaaaagaaaaaaaatcgatttgttatatcatattataaactCTTTTTTAACAcgatttttcattcaaaaaagtATAAATTCTTGTCCCTTTTCAATACTAACTAATCATGATTTGTGTATTTGGTAGTCCACCTATAACATAACTCAACTAtattaaatgacattttttttataaattaaatcaaacattTTCGATTAATATTATGTGATATCttgttatatatttaaatttttgttaacgtaattattttattttatttatatttatataaataaaaaagataacaCATAGTATTTTTCGTACTATATTTTCTTAGTGATTTTTACTCCACAATTCACGATCCCTATATTCcgcaaaaaatatgaaatataaaatgaaaatttatagattaattaatattttttcagttttattttatgtgatatttttcgATTTTTCGAGAGTTAAACAGTTTAATTTTGATCGAATATTTggtatgaaattttcaaattttttaaaacaaaatatatatatatttgtaaactacgtaaagaGTACTATAattcacaataattgataattcaaaatgttaaaaggaTCTATTACAGTAAAAatagacttgtttgaatctTAAAATGCAAAAAGTATCACATAAAAATGAAACGAAGGAAGTAATTATACTACTGTTTTGTCTTGTCGGGTTGGTATCCATTAACATACAGTGTATTTTTAATGagtagaaagaaaaattttcaacaCTCCTTATGTTATTTTTCATCTTcgatattcaaattaaaatctGATATAATTTGAATTCAGAGCATTGTAAAGTTcaatagagttttttttttcattttcaaaaatttgaactcaaaattttttaattaaagataaataaatctCAATTATTCCGCGATATTGCGTCGGTGAGACCCAAAAACCTTTGCTTTAGGGGACACGTGTTGAGTGCAATTAATAAATTGAGAGAAAAACACGTGGCAGTGTTGTGTACTAGCTGCTTGGGTCGGTGGGATTTGATCCCATGTGAACTCACTTAAATCTATGTACCTGCGACCTGCCAAATGTCGgagaattttatttattttatttattttattaaatagatTTTTTGTGGAAAATATGGTAATTTACAACTTAAATATtcctattaagaaaaaaaagatatggCAATAAAATTTTTACCAAGAAGTATttatatttgtagaaaaaaatcaaataagtctttcattattttttatatatgatttattataattaattatagtaCTTaggataaataatttaattttcaatcaaatacatcatttaattatattgtaTCATAAATACAAACAgataaaattatacaaaatcttaaaatacataaattttacgAAGAGAATATAAATTCACATAATCGTTTATTTATAGAATTGAAGTTGCCATTATAAttgtattttgattatatttttgtgaaaaatatttgaaggatTTAGGTGTGAACAATTAATGAACGTTTTGCCTTACATAACAAAAGTGATGACATAATTATAGAGACCTTTGGGTTtggtaataaatataataaaataaatacacgTCTTACtctttaagtctttaattaaTATGCCAACTATAACGCCCTATAGTTACTACTCcttcattaattttaattttaattttgcttCACTTAATTAACAAGGGATACTTATACGTTTACTCGTTAATTGTAATGATATCATAGGCTACTTCAATGACGTAAACAGCCGGAAACTCGAGAGGGTCGCCTTTGGAAAAGCGTTTGCCGGTAATCAAAGCCTCACTCTGATTATGTCGtgaggtatatatatatatatatatatttagttactataaattttttgataGTGAAAATTCAACTGATCACTctttatatatagttatattgTTAGTCAATATTATTGACCTATTATGCGTTTACATCTATCCAACATTATGTTGGGTTATGAAAAGGTAATTAGGCGTCATGTATAAGCTTATAATTACAAATTAAGAGTGATAAAAGAAAtgacaaaaacatataataaaaattaacatattaattatatgacaGATTGACTtgcatattaaaaattaataagaaaatatccaAATTGTATAAAGAAAAAATCTCCTCATAAATATAACTCTCTGGACCTCAACATTGTAGATcttgggtgtgtttggtatggaggaaaatgttttccatggaaaatgttttcctagaaaacaagtagattttggacttgttttctcatgtttggttggtgagtagaaaatatttttcggaaataatttttactgtttgatttatgaatgaaaaatattttttaaagacatcttttatttttactagagtaaaaaataatttatgacattgaaaatattttttaaaatcaaaattattatttgtttgggGTAGTGGGTGGGGAGGGGAAGGGGGTagagtgaaaaaaataaaaatttgaagttgaaaatatttttaaaaagcaaaattaaatttttggggAGGGAATGGGGTTGGGGGGGTGGGCTGGCCGGTGGGGGGAAGGTCAAGGATCaggttaaaaaataaaaaatttgaaattgaaaatatttttttaaaattgagtttttcccaaaaaaaaatgtaatttgaatttgGAGGAGagttatggaaaatg is part of the Solanum pennellii chromosome 8, SPENNV200 genome and harbors:
- the LOC107026737 gene encoding uncharacterized protein LOC107026737; translation: MTMKVTQKEKDSEKIIWDQMRSVSGSHNRAFLKFMVWLFLFASTTYMVYTLKLVSYKSCNNNDVFSHNSLFIHSSEINSSKSIRPVIVKEETEEKTGLEHIVFGIAASAKLWDKRKDYIKLWWKPEEEMRGIVWLDKPVKTSKGDGESLPELRISGDTSRFAYKNRQGHRSAIRISRIVSETLRLGMENVRWFVMGDDDTVFVTDNLVRILNKYDHNQYYYIGSSSESHLQNIYFSYNMAYGGGGFAISYPLAKALEKMQDKCIQRYPGLYGSDDRMQACMAELGVPLTKELGFHQYDVYGNLFGLLASHPIAPLVTLHHLDVVEPIFPNVTRVQALRRLTVPMKLDSAGLMQQSICYDKANSWTISVSWGFAVQIFRGVLSPREIEMPSRTFLNWYKRADYTAYAFNTRPVARNPCQKPFVFYLSSAKMDPSSNQTVSQYSRHRVPHPACKWKTTDPADVDRVQVYKKPDPHLWDRSPRRNCCRVLSSKGKNMVVDVGVCKEGELSEV